The Chryseobacterium indicum genome includes a window with the following:
- a CDS encoding (R)-mandelonitrile lyase: MTTADLFKKGELLPAEWFTGKAFLTPLVSKDKNNNFSAGSVTFEPEARTNWHTHPKGQVLLVIDGEGLYQEKGKPAQVIKKGDVINIPENTEHWHGADSKTSMTHIAITNYEGDEQVTWLKAVTDEEYSGAIQ; encoded by the coding sequence ATGACTACAGCAGATCTATTTAAAAAAGGAGAACTGCTTCCGGCAGAATGGTTTACCGGAAAAGCATTTCTTACTCCCTTGGTTTCAAAAGATAAAAACAATAATTTTTCGGCAGGAAGTGTAACTTTCGAACCTGAAGCCAGAACAAACTGGCATACGCATCCCAAAGGACAGGTTTTACTGGTTATTGACGGAGAAGGTCTTTATCAGGAAAAAGGAAAACCCGCTCAGGTTATTAAGAAAGGAGACGTAATTAATATTCCTGAAAATACAGAACACTGGCATGGAGCAGATTCCAAAACTTCCATGACGCATATTGCGATCACCAATTATGAAGGTGATGAGCAGGTTACGTGGCTGAAAGCGGTGACAGATGAAGAATATTCAGGCGCCATTCAGTAA
- a CDS encoding histone H1 has protein sequence MKELIEKINAEFEAFTTEANQQAEKGNKAAGTRARKAALELSKLFKEFRKVSVEESKK, from the coding sequence ATGAAAGAACTAATTGAAAAAATCAACGCAGAATTTGAAGCTTTCACAACTGAAGCAAACCAACAAGCAGAAAAAGGAAACAAAGCAGCTGGAACAAGAGCTCGTAAAGCAGCTTTGGAACTAAGCAAGCTTTTCAAGGAATTCAGAAAAGTTTCTGTTGAAGAATCAAAAAAATAG